From the Glandiceps talaboti chromosome 12, keGlaTala1.1, whole genome shotgun sequence genome, one window contains:
- the LOC144443725 gene encoding U3 small nucleolar RNA-associated protein 15 homolog, with product MAASYKKTPILQAPSGVGGEFTRDTIYWQNLEFPVTIKEFGAVSHIEFSPTEPHHFAVTSASRVQIYSPQTNQILKGITRFKGTAYCGSFRGDGKLIVAGGEEGLIRLFDVGYGGRTILRTFRGHEGAVHVSKFSSDNLHIMSCSDDNTVKYWDIASESEVTSFGEHKDYIRTGVVSTTSKDLLLTGSYDHTAKLFDVRTEASLLTVDHGQPVDAVLMFPNSNMFLTAGGTVIKVWDVLSGGRLLATFGSHHKTVTSLCFNSTNDRLLAGSLDRHVKVYDLTTYKTVHSLSYPGAVLSVALSPDENTVAVGMADGLLSIQHRKTESTQEEKGIKSSTKSKNYRYFLQHKPVYRPVQDDLVVKHDRRERLAKYDKHLKKFEYSKALDTVLSDKMMRSKSPGVIVSVFQELIRRNGLRIAVSGRDEKWLQLMLSFLYKHITSGKYTNTLLDVTNLVIEIYSSIVSQSPELVTQFESLHNKIDKELKYQESLFEVMGVLDVIFASSFSPASNSVTMETVTMSENDTAESVTTR from the exons ATGGCGGCGTCCTACAAAAAGACACCGATCCTTCAAGCTCCGAGTGGTGTTGGCGGTGAGTTCACCAGAGATACGATTTATTGGCAAAATTTAGAG TTTCCAGTTACAATAAAGGAGTTTGGAGCTGTTAGTCATATAGAGTTTTCACCAACAGAACCACATCACTTTGCTGTTACCAGTGCATCAAGG GTACAAATATACAGTCCTCAAACAAACCAAATTCTGAAAGGCATCACTCGGTTCAAGGGTACTGCTTATTGTGGTAGTTTCCGTGGCGATGGGAAGCTGATTGTGGCGGGTGGTGAAGAAGGATTGATCAGGTTATTTGATGTTGGTTATGGAGGGAGAACTATCCTACGTACATTCAGAGGTCATGAAGG TGCTGTGCATGTCAGCAAATTCAGTAGTGACAATTTACATATCATGTCATGTAGTGATGATAATACAGTCAAGTATTGGGacatagcaagtgaaagtgaagTTACAAGTTTTGGAGAGCATAAAGATTATATCCGTACTGGTGTCGTTAGTACTACCAGCAAAGATCTACTCCTAACAG gTTCTTATGATCATACTGCTAAACTCTTTGATGTCAGAACTGAAGCCAGTTTGCTGACTGTGGATCATGGACAGCCTGTTGATGCTGTTCTTATGTTTCCAAATAGTAATATGTTTTTGACGGCAG gAGGAACAGTGATCAAAGTGTGGGATGTTTTGTCAGGTGGACGGCTTTTAGCTACGTTTGGTAGTCACCATAAAACTGTTACATCATTGTGTTTTAATAGTACAAATGACAGATTATTGGCAGGGTCACTAGATCG acatgTAAAAGTCTATGATCTCACCACCTATAAAACAGTACATAGTTTGAGTTACCCAGGAGCTGTGCTCAGTGTGGCCCTATCA CCTGATGAGAACACCGTTGCTGTTGGTATGGCTGATGGACTGCTGTCAATACAACATAGGAAAACAGAATCTACACAAGAAGAAAAAGGAATAAAATCATCCACAAAGTCTAAAAATTACCGATATTTTCTACAACATAAACCTGTATACAGACCAGTGCAA GATGACCTTGTCGTCAAACACGATAGAAGAGAACGTTTAGCCAAATATGACAAACATTTgaagaaatttgaatattctaaAGCATTGGATACTGTGCTGTCGGAT aaaatgatgcGATCCAAGTCCCCAGGGGTGATAGTCAGTGTTTTTCAAGAACTAATCAGGAGAAATGGACTAAGAATTGCTGTGTCTGGTCGAGATGAAAAATGGTTACAACTCATGCTCAGCTTTCTATATAAACATATAACAAGTGGCAAATATACAAACACTCTTCTAGATGTGACAAATCTTGTGATTG AGATTTATTCGTCCATCGTAAGTCAGTCACCAGAGCTAGTCACTCAGTTTGAAAGTCTTCATAACAAAATTGACAAAGAACTCAAATATCAAGAAAGCCTGTTTGAAGTAATGGGTGTGCTAGATGTTATTTTTGCTTCATCATTCTCACCTGCGAGTAATAGTGTAACCATGGAGACAGTGACAATGTCAGAAAACGATACAGCAGAATCTGTCACCACAAGGTGA